One Mycobacteroides salmoniphilum DNA segment encodes these proteins:
- a CDS encoding sulfurtransferase has translation MTLPADPAPEFAAYAHPERLVSADWLSGHLGTPGLSIVESDEDVLLYDIGHVPGAVKIDWHVDLNDGTVRDYIDGVQFAELMNRKGIRREDTVVIYGDKSNWWAAYALWVFTLFGHPDVRLLDGGRDLWISEGRDTTLDVPAKYTEGYPVVERDDAPIRAYADDVLVHLGQGPLVDVRSPAEYTGERTHMPDYPEEGALRGGHIPTAVSIPWAKAAADDSRFRRRAELDAIYGDVIAADGDIVAYCRIGERSSHTWFVLTYLLGVEGVRNYDGSWTEWGNRVRTPIVKGDKPGAPPAA, from the coding sequence GTGACCCTCCCGGCCGACCCCGCACCTGAATTCGCCGCCTACGCCCACCCCGAACGCCTCGTCTCCGCCGACTGGCTTTCCGGGCACCTAGGCACCCCCGGACTGTCCATCGTGGAGTCCGACGAGGACGTTCTGCTCTACGACATTGGGCACGTCCCCGGCGCGGTGAAGATCGACTGGCACGTCGACCTGAACGACGGCACGGTCCGCGACTACATCGACGGCGTGCAGTTCGCAGAGCTCATGAACCGCAAGGGGATCCGCCGCGAGGACACGGTTGTCATCTACGGCGACAAGTCCAACTGGTGGGCCGCCTACGCACTCTGGGTGTTCACGCTGTTCGGTCACCCCGACGTCCGGCTTCTGGACGGCGGGCGTGATCTGTGGATCTCCGAGGGACGCGACACCACGCTCGATGTTCCGGCGAAGTACACCGAGGGCTACCCCGTGGTGGAGCGCGACGACGCCCCGATTCGCGCGTACGCCGACGACGTACTGGTCCACCTCGGACAGGGACCGCTGGTCGATGTGCGTTCTCCTGCCGAATACACCGGCGAACGCACCCACATGCCCGATTACCCGGAAGAGGGCGCGCTACGCGGAGGGCACATCCCCACTGCCGTCTCGATCCCCTGGGCCAAAGCCGCAGCGGACGACAGCAGGTTCCGGCGCCGCGCCGAACTCGACGCCATCTACGGCGATGTCATCGCCGCTGACGGTGACATCGTCGCCTACTGCCGCATCGGCGAACGTTCCAGCCACACCTGGTTCGTCCTCACCTACCTGCTCGGCGTCGAGGGTGTGCGCAACTACGACGGATCGTGGACCGAATGGGGCAACCGGGTCCGCACGCCGATCGTCAAGGGCGACAAACCAGGCGCACCCCCTGCAGCATGA
- a CDS encoding SufE family protein yields the protein MSLPAELAEIVADFKAVDGQDKLRLLLEFSAELPELPSHLEQAAMEPVPECQSPLFLDVDATDRGGVRLYFSAPAEAPTTRGFASILHQGLDGQSAEAILAVPDDFYADLGLAALISPLRLRGMSAMLARIKRRLS from the coding sequence ATGAGCCTCCCCGCCGAACTCGCCGAGATCGTCGCCGATTTCAAGGCCGTCGACGGACAGGACAAGCTGCGGTTGTTGTTGGAGTTCTCCGCCGAATTACCTGAGTTGCCATCGCATTTGGAGCAGGCGGCGATGGAGCCGGTGCCGGAATGCCAGTCACCGCTGTTCCTGGACGTCGACGCCACTGACCGCGGCGGCGTGCGGCTCTACTTCAGCGCGCCCGCCGAGGCCCCGACGACGCGCGGGTTCGCCTCGATCCTGCATCAGGGTCTGGATGGCCAGTCCGCGGAAGCAATCCTGGCGGTCCCCGACGACTTCTATGCGGATCTCGGATTGGCGGCGCTGATCAGCCCGCTGCGGCTGCGGGGAATGTCGGCGATGCTGGCGCGTATCAAACGACGACTGTCCTGA